In Leucoraja erinacea ecotype New England unplaced genomic scaffold, Leri_hhj_1 Leri_82S, whole genome shotgun sequence, one genomic interval encodes:
- the LOC129694856 gene encoding tubulin alpha-2 chain-like — translation MDKTSETGAGKHVRRAVVIDLEPTVIDEVRTGTYPQLFRPAQLITGKEDKADQCTGLQGFLIFHTFGGGTGSGVISLLMERLSVDYGKKSKLEFSVYPAPQISTAVVEPYNAVLVTHCTLEHSDCAFMVDNEAIYDIVSSITASLRFDGALNVDLTKFQTNLVLYPRIHFPLATYAPLISVENLTTSNYRSPKSPTPASSRPTR, via the exons ATGGACAAGACCAGTGAGACGGGGGCGGGCAAGCACGTCCGGCGGGCTGTGGTCATCGACTTGGAGCCCACGGTGATCG ACGAGGTGCGGACCGGCACCTACCCGCAGCTCTTCCGCCCCGCGCAGCTCATCACGGGAAAGGAGGACAAG GCCGACCAGTGCACCGGACTGCAGGGGTTCCTGATCTTCCACACTTTCGGGGGCGGCACCGGCTCGGGCGTCATCTCCCTCCTCATGGAGAGATTGTCCGTCGACTACGGCAAGAAATCCAAGCTGGAATTTTCCGTCTACCCGGCGCCGCAGATCTCCACCGCCGTGGTCGAGCCCTACAACGCGGTGCTGGTCACCCACTGCACCCTGGAGCACTCCGACTGCGCCTTCATGGTGGACAACGAGGCCATTTACGAC ATCGTGTCGTCCATCACCGCCTCGCTGCGCTTCGATGGTGCCCTCAACGTGGACCTGACCAAGTTCCAGACCAACCTGGTCCTCTACCCGCGCATTCACTTCCCGCTCGCCACCTACGCGCCCCTGATATCGGTCGAGAATCTTACCACGAGCAATTATCGGTCGCCGAAATCACCAACCCCTGCTTCGAGCCGGCCAACCAGATAG